A window of Desulfobulbaceae bacterium genomic DNA:
CGCTTGTAAAGGATAATACAAGCGCCTTGTTGTTTAAATATCGTCAGCTATTACTTGATATGGCTGGTAAATTTAAATTGAGTAGTTGTTCTCCAGGTATCGTAAGCGAGTCGATAATCATCAACACTCTTATTGGTAAAAGGAATACCAGTTACTTCAAAGAATTTCTCCCAACCAATTCGTGCACACCAGTCTGCAACACGCTCATATTTACGAGCACCTTTTGCATACGCTTCAACAATCTGCTTAATGGCGTCTACTGTTTCAGGCCAACGTGGTGGTGTGTTTGGCAAGAAAGGGATTACCAATTTTGAGAATGCTGGAACTGTTCTGGCGTTGGAAATTTTACCACCGACTAGAATAGCAATACCGTCACCATCAGGATCAGCAAGTGGCATCGCAGGGCACATTGTGTAACAGTTACCACAGAACATACAGCGGTCAGCATTTACAGTTACAGATTTGACTTCTTCACCTTTGCTGTTGGTTGCTTTCATCGGCTTAACAGCGCCAAGAGGACAGGCTGAAATAGCTAATGGCAATTCGCAAAGGCCAGAAATTGCATCATGATCAACCATTGGTGGTTTACGATGTACACCAAGTATAGCGATGTCTGATGCATGAACGGCTCCGCACATGTTCAAGCAGCAAGCAAGTGCAACACGCAACTGAGCTGGCAGTTTCATGGATGTGAAGTAGTCAAACAACTCATCCATAACTGCTTTAACAACACCCGAAGCATCTGTTGCAGGAGTGTGACAATGAACCCAACCCTGAGTATGTACTGGGTTTGATATAGATGCGCCTGTGCCGCCGATTGGAAATTTTC
This region includes:
- the dsrB gene encoding dissimilatory-type sulfite reductase subunit beta, whose protein sequence is MGYDPENPMVDRITDLGPPHYEGMFPPVIKENFGKWLYHEIIQPGVLVHVSETGAECYTVRVASARLISIELIREMCDIADTHCEGSLRFTTRNNVEFMVDSKAKVQPLLDDLASRGGKFPIGGTGASISNPVHTQGWVHCHTPATDASGVVKAVMDELFDYFTSMKLPAQLRVALACCLNMCGAVHASDIAILGVHRKPPMVDHDAISGLCELPLAISACPLGAVKPMKATNSKGEEVKSVTVNADRCMFCGNCYTMCPAMPLADPDGDGIAILVGGKISNARTVPAFSKLVIPFLPNTPPRWPETVDAIKQIVEAYAKGARKYERVADWCARIGWEKFFEVTGIPFTNKSVDDYRLAYDTWRTTTQFKFTSHIK